One genomic segment of Hordeum vulgare subsp. vulgare chromosome 2H, MorexV3_pseudomolecules_assembly, whole genome shotgun sequence includes these proteins:
- the LOC123425738 gene encoding uncharacterized protein LOC123425738 codes for MAPSASDVLRLDGNGNPRTLRLFASLVEAESRRFASSAASQPAENDLVRAFRGGATPTIPIVEFLERLQRCNYLFDSAVYVLAAAYLALFMRSPAALEAGIVVEPATAHRLVSVAVLIGAKFVSPRYFERRVESFQICSGQSIRSSEMCPLELLFLRALNYRLFIADEEFQRFFRILERRPAPARSSLACGATKRKAQDEEEPRRVRACQLAARYGISGFFNRS; via the coding sequence ATGGCGCCGTCGGCTTCCGACGTCCTGCGCCTCGACGGCAACGGGAACCCGAGGACGCTCCGCCTCTTCGCGTCGCTCGTGGAAGCCGAGTCCCGCCGCTTCGCCTCCTCTGCCGCCTCCCAACCCGCCGAGAACGACCTCGTCCGGGCGTTCCGCGGCGGCGCGACCCCGACCATCCCCATCGTCGAGTTCCTCGAGCGTCTCCAGCGCTGCAACTACTTGTTCGATAGCGCCGTCTACGTCCTCGCGGCGGCGTACCTCGCGCTCTTCATGCGCAGCCCCGCCGCGCTCGAGGCGGGGATCGTCGTGGAGCCGGCCACGGCGCACCGTCTGGTTTCCGTGGCGGTCCTGATCGGCGCCAAGTTCGTCAGCCCGAGGTACTTCGAGAGGCGGGTGGAATCGTTCCAGATCTGCTCGGGCCAGTCCATCCGGTCCAGCGAGATGTGCCCGCTGGAGTTGCTGTTCCTACGCGCCCTCAACTACCGCCTCTTCATCGCCGACGAAGAATTCCAGCGCTTCTTCAGGATCCTGGAACGCCGTCCAGCTCCAGCACGCAGCAGCCTGGCTTGCGGAGCGACGAAGAGGAAGGCCCAGGACGAGGAGGAACCACGCCGCGTGCGAGCATGCCAGCTCGCCGCCCGCTACGGCATCTCAGGATTCTTCAACCGGAGCTAA
- the LOC123425736 gene encoding uncharacterized protein LOC123425736 — MGFCPEHFQTFDLPGQRSCLVPIQRRQSSFLPPPVPPATSQEMAEMSSLPVTDDLLAEIFLLLPTPADLVRASAACVAFRRLVTDRPFLRRFRSLHARPFLGFLNHKGFHPARPPHTSAPAASAVSLAADFSFSFLPSHDSWIVRDVRDGRVLLDRTPEDVAGEESPVFTELAVCDPLHRRCVQLPPIPDDLAVSVEHPLRVEFERWCEPFLAPPGEEATEETSFRVIWMAQCKTKLVAFVFSSSTGEWRAVASQSWGDLLVGTGVSTASSKSPVFFGRQYACGCFYWVMDWRQKLLMLDTQMMEFSIADLPPGYRRPPIAIVDAGEGRPGMFAVRENDAVGTFDLYYTIRRNEGQSFNQWQMEKTIPLESGYRYYLRGATERYLLLLRSEDDSASSSSLEMSGTECFSLDVKTLQLESICRLKHHILRAHIYTNFPPSLSSQTI; from the coding sequence ATGGGATTTTGCCCCGAGCACTTTCAGACATTTGACCTACCAGGCCAACGGAGCTGCCTAGTTCCGATCCAGCGACGCCAAAGCTCCTTCCTTCCTCCACCTGTCCCACCGGCGACCAGCCAGGAAATGGCGGAAATGAGCTCCCTGCCGGTGACCGACGACCTCTTGGCGgagatcttcctcctcctgcccacCCCGGCCGACCTCGTCCGCGCCTCGGCGGCCTGCGTCGCTTTCCGCCGGCTCGTCACGGACCGCCCATTCCTCCGCCGCTTCCGCTCCCTCCACGCCCGACCCTTCCTCGGCTTCCTCAACCACAAGGGCTTCCACCCCGCCCGCCCGCCCCACACCTCCGCGCCCGCCGCCAGCGCCGTCTCCCTCGCCGCcgatttctccttctccttcctcccttcccACGACAGCTGGATCGTCCGGGACGTCCGTGACGGCCGCGTCCTCCTCGACCGCACCCCCGAGGACGTCGCCGGGGAGGAATCCCCCGTCTTCACGGAGCTCGCGGTGTGCGACCCTCTCCACCGGCGGTGCGTCCAGCTCCCCCCAATCCCTGACGACCTGGCCGTTTCGGTGGAGCACCCGCTCCGCGTGGAGTTCGAGCGCTGGTGCGAGCCCTTCCTGGCTCCCCCCGGCGAGGAGGCAACGGAAGAAACATCATTCAGAGTGATCTGGATGGCGCAGTGCAAAACGAAGCTGGtcgccttcgtcttctcctcgaGCACCGGAGAATGGCGAGCCGTTGCGTCTCAGAGCTGGGGCGATTTGTTAGTGGGCACTGGCGTGTCGACGGCGTCGTCCAAGAGCCCTGTATTCTTCGGCCGGCAATACGCTTGTGGCTGCTTCTACTGGGTCATGGACTGGAGACAGAAATTGCTCATGCTTGACACCCAGATGATGGAGTTCTCCATTGCCGACCTCCCACCTGGCTACCGAAGGCCACCGATTGCCATTGTGGATGCGGGGGAAGGCAGACCTGGGATGTTTGCTGTCCGTGAAAACGATGCAGTTGGCACATTTGACCTCTATTATACCATCAGGCGAAACGAAGGTCAGAGTTTCAACCAGTGGCAGATGGAGAAGACGATCCCATTGGAATCCGGGTACCGGTATTACCTGAGAGGTGCAACAGAGAGGTATTTGCTACTACTAAGATCTGAAGATGACTCCGCAAGTTCATCATCGTTAGAGATGTCAGGCACGGAATGTTTCTCATTGGATGTCAAGACATTGCAGCTTGAGAGCATCTGCAGGTTGAAGCATCACATCCTACGCGCACACATATATACCAACTTCCCACCATCGTTGTCGTCCCAGACAATATGA